The Synechococcus sp. CC9605 sequence CGACCTTGATTGCTGACAGCGAGCGCCAGTTGTGCCGCACGGTGAATGTGGTGTTCACCACGTCTCCTGACCTTCAGGCGTCGTTGATGCGACTGAATGCCTGCACATTCCACTACGGCAACGTTGCCGATCAGGCCCATTTCGCTGCCGCCCTGGATGCGCCCTATGCCCCGGAGCCTCTGGCTGGCATCCCGAAGCCTCGCTTGATGTTTGTCGGCGCGATCGATGCCTACAAGCTTGATTTACCCATGCTGACGTCCCTCGCTCGTCGACGTTCGGAGTGGTCGTTCGTTCTGCTGGGCCCTGTTGGCGAGGCCGATCCGGACACAAGCATTACGGCCCTTGAGGCCTTGCCGAATGTGTACGTCATGGGTTTGCAGCCCTATGCCGATTTGCCGGCATGGCTCGCCCACGCCGATGTGGCTCTGCTGCCCCTGCAGGAGAACACCTACACGCAGCACATGTTCCCGATGAAATTCTTCGAATACCTGGCAGCAGGAACACCCGTTGTGGCCACCCGAATTCCGGCGTTGCGCCCCTACGCCGCTGGAGCGTTGCTTTGCCCTCCGGATGCGGAGGCATTCGATGCCGCTATCGCGACGGCATTGGCGGGTGACGGCCCACCTATACGGCAGCGCTTGGCGCTGGCCGCTGAACACACTTATGAGAGCCGCACCCGCAAGATGCTTGCTGACCTGCAGCGGGAAGGATTGTTGGAAGCGGCCTCAAGTGGTCGCTCGATGCTGCGGGCCCAAGCCCGAACCTGGCCGTTGCAGCGGCTGTTGATGCCGGCCTTGTTTCGCTCGGTGCGGTTGCGCAACCGATGTGGACGCAGTGAAGCCGGACGTCAGCTGTTGGGCTGGATTGACGGGCACCATCCGATTGAGCCGCAGGTGCTTGATGCACAGATTCCCCGGCTAATCCAGAAAGGGCTGTATGCCGAGGCCTTGGCGCTGATGGAGCGGTCCTGGTTGGAGCTCGGCCGCACCGATCACCTTCACCAGCTGTTGTTCCGCCGTGGCGCCAGGCCCAAGGCGCTGGAGGCGCAGATCGCCTTATTTGAGACCCTCGGGTCCAGCACTCGCTTGCCCCTCAGCTACCGCACTTACTGCAGGGTCGTCTCTGCTTACCGCGCTGCTGAAGCCAAGGATCCCCAGCTGATGCGTGCTTCGCTTGCAGCGTTGGACGTTGTGGCAACAGGGCTGGAAAACGATCCCAACACACATTTGTGTCGCCAGGGGAATCGCTTCAACCGCGCCAAGCTGCTGATTTCCTGTTATGCCACCGCGCTGCGGCTTCAGCTCACCCTGGCGGATCGGCCCGGTGCTGCTCGCCTCGGGCGGCGCGCGCTGCAGTTCTGTGCACGCCTCGATCTCACCATGATCGAAACCGATACCTCCTTTCGGCTCACGCGGAATCTGATGCGCGTGCTGGCGATCAATGCTCTTGAGGCCTGGGCTTCAGCGGATGTCGCGCTCTACTGGCAGG is a genomic window containing:
- a CDS encoding glycosyltransferase, yielding MPDIVLLSTADWDHPLWTNKQHTALSLYRAGHRVLYIESLGLRPPRADRQDRQRIVKRLRRMFSPPRQVEPGLWIWSPMVIPGGTRGVLMRINRMLFSGALAWVLRSLRFRSPLLWTYNPLTGRYLNLRRRATASTSSMFSAAVYHCVDRIHAQPGMPATLIADSERQLCRTVNVVFTTSPDLQASLMRLNACTFHYGNVADQAHFAAALDAPYAPEPLAGIPKPRLMFVGAIDAYKLDLPMLTSLARRRSEWSFVLLGPVGEADPDTSITALEALPNVYVMGLQPYADLPAWLAHADVALLPLQENTYTQHMFPMKFFEYLAAGTPVVATRIPALRPYAAGALLCPPDAEAFDAAIATALAGDGPPIRQRLALAAEHTYESRTRKMLADLQREGLLEAASSGRSMLRAQARTWPLQRLLMPALFRSVRLRNRCGRSEAGRQLLGWIDGHHPIEPQVLDAQIPRLIQKGLYAEALALMERSWLELGRTDHLHQLLFRRGARPKALEAQIALFETLGSSTRLPLSYRTYCRVVSAYRAAEAKDPQLMRASLAALDVVATGLENDPNTHLCRQGNRFNRAKLLISCYATALRLQLTLADRPGAARLGRRALQFCARLDLTMIETDTSFRLTRNLMRVLAINALEAWASADVALYWQARQALQAVHDHAHRQEHDDREVQEDHRAFAVQVMERVALMDPALADVAARRRATEDLMLLLFRAKIVNEAWRTERLPGVLPCFEGFLEPHPATSSTP